GTGCACTCTTGCTACATGGAATACGCTAAGTGCTGTATACATATTTTGGGGTTAAATTGGGCAGCCCAGGACATTGCTGGATGCTAGGTCCTGAGTGCACCTGCATCTGTCTTATTAGGAAGCTATCTGCTGCATCGCTATTACTATAGCAAGTTCTTAGATAATTTTTGGGGCAGGGGAGCCGCATGAAAAGAGCCTGAGTGATAAtcttacttttagttttaataTAGGTCAGTGCTACAAAAGGCTAATTTTTGTTCAATCAACCTTGTGAATCTTATATGACTAATATTTTTCACAATTTCATCAGCAATATATGTGTAAAGAAACTCTTGCTTGCATAAATACTGCATTGCATGTGTAAACTATTGCATTTATTTATAACAGCagctatacatgcatgcaaagGCATTATATCTGCCAGCATTACAAATTTATTTATGGTGAACTAATTTGCTATAAGGCTCAAGTTCAGTTTTATCAATCATCTTTTGACAGTTCTCATCGGTAATACTTCTGGTATCTTCCCCAATTCGGTAATCATCATATTTCTCAATGCTGGTAGCACTACAACTTTCATATTGTGGCATAGAAAAGTGGCCATCTTCTTTCTTGGTACTTCTGATGTCTTTTTCAATATGATAATCATTGCATTTTTCTGTGCTGCAGGCATTGCAGTTTTCATACTGTGGTTTAGAAAAGTAGCAATCTTCATCCTTGATGCTTCTGACATCTCTTTCAATATGATAGTCATTATATTTCTCCATACTGGCAGCACTACAACTTTCGTAACGTGGTTTAGGTAATGGTTGATAGGAAGGTGGTTGAACACGTGATGTATCAAACACAACCTTGTCACTTTTAGGACTTGGAGTTGCATTCTTGGCAGCAAGAGGAGGAATCATTGTAAACATACTAAGTTcatcatatatgtgaccagggtCTTTGTTATCACAGCTCATTGGTTTTTTGGGCATTTTAGGAGATCTATAGGTTAGGTTGAAATAAATATATGGATATGACATACGCATGCAGAAATGAAATTACAGCTAAATGTGAGGTTTACACAATTTGCTAAGCACATATCACCATAAATTCTCACCTTTTATGAACTATCCAGATTATGACAATGATACACAACAGTATAACTATTAGAGCACATGGGATACCAACCACCAGTCCTACTGTAAGGGGTACTGAGTGACTGTCACTAGATTCTAACATGTTGTTGGTCACAGGCTCCCATTCACAATCAGGACTAAGACATAGTACCCATCCAGATTTGAGGTACATCACTGAAGGATTCCTTTCTTGTATATTCTCCTCTATCAAGTCAATCATCATTTGTGCAGTATGGTTTCCATTAGGTTTAATCACTGCGGTAATAGAAGCTGTTGAGTTATTCAAACATGTTGGTGCCAGCAACTGAAAATTACAGTTACATACAGACCCAAGTAGTCCTTCAATTTCACTTTGAATTATGTTGATGGAATTCTAAcaaaaaatataatattatgcatatacATGAACTTaattatgcaataaaaagtgcaTAATTATAAGATTTGTGACAACACAGAGTGATTGCATTCACAAATCTGTGGAACTAAAGGGCAAGAATTAACTGCAAAGTATACCAGCTATATTTAGCTTAGTAAATACAACTTACATTGATGACTACTTGGCAGTTAGTCATTAAATTTTTCACATATATGATGAAATCCTGTCCATTGTATTCACAGTCAGGGCTAAGACAAACTATCCATCCAGATGGAAGTTTAACTCTTCTTTCTTGGAGTTCAGATTTCACTAAATCAATTAACATGTTAGCAGTTCTGTTACCATCAGGATGAACACTAGTGGTAACACTGGCAGTGGTACCATCAACACAAGCCTGTTCAGGATCATACAAGTTGTTGTGTCCATTACATTCACAAACAACACCAAACCATTGTCGCAATTCATTAAAAACTTCATCTGGCTCCTAACGGTAAGCTGTTTGTTATTCctgtacatatatgcatgttTCACTTACATTGGTAGCATCTTGACAGTTTTGAACTTTGATATATAGTAAAAGTGTTTGTTCTATCATATAGCATAaacaacatcaacagataaacAAGGATATATATGCTCAAATAGTACATCAGTAATGCTGTTATGGTATATATGTCATCCATACATGCTTAAACATCAACAAACCTTGATTAAAGACCTCATGATCCCAGAGATGAAATACATTTTCAGCAGACCCATACTTATTAGTTGCTGCACACATGAATATTAAGTGGTCACTTTCTAATATAAATCGATAATACACTTCAATGCTTCCATTATTGTGCATTATGTATTTCCCTGTAGAATTTTGCTCTAATTTCTGATAAACTCTAGATGATTTGGCCATCATATTCCAAGTGATTTCAGGAGATGGATGAGCATAGTAAACACCACAGCTAAGCATCACATTGCTATTCTCTCTGTTGTAATCTCTTAAAATTGGCACAGTGTTTCTACTAATCAGTGGTTTTGCTGTATGTGTGAGAAGTATGTATCGATAGCTAATTTTCACAATTGTATAATTTAGCGTTGcaaaatgtatgtattatatttaTTATCTGTAGTTAATTTTCACAAGAAATAATGATACATGGAGAGGACAGGCATTTACGTTTATTGCTACTTACACATGACATGGACAATAAACCTTCTCTGTATGCTTCCATATTCATTGCTAGCATCACAGACGTATTTCCCACTATCAGTAATATCAGCAGTGAAAATTATAACACTATCATTGTTGATGTGTGGACAAGATGAACAAGTGTCTGGGATGGACCAGTTGTACATTGGATCTGGTGAAGATGACACAGTACAATTAAGTACCACTGATTCACTGACATTCACCAACACTGTCATATTTTGTGCAATTGATAATTCTGGAGGCCCTAAGTGAATTAGATTTATGTAGGCATCTAGATTTGTGACAACACACACTTACATTTAACCTTTACTAACACAGTTGCCTTAAGTTGGCCAACAGAACATGTGTAATTTCCTTCATCCTCTACAGTCACATTATTAATCATTACACCAGATGTATTTTGGCAGTATTTTGAAGTTTCATTGACCCACAATGGTTCGTTGTCAAGTTGCCATGAAGCAGTGTTGTATTCTGTCCCATAATTAACTGAACAGTTTATAAATACATCTGATTTTCTTAGAACAACTCTCTCTTGTACAATAACTAACTGGTCACTAAATATAAATGTTGGATACACTGTGtatggaaaacatttgcattaTAAAATCTTCATTATACATTGTACACAGTACTATTAAGTAAAATACTTAGTATTTGTaagtatatacagtagctacttgtCTGTAACAGAATTACAGATGAAAGCTGCTACTACAGTATATCTTATATTAATTTGGGTTTCACAATAAACCTAATGAATTATTACAGTGACCTGATGATCTGTGTGTTCTGTTATAAAAGTAGTGCATGTATGTTGaattaaataaattatacaGAGTTATAAAATTCACTAAGTTTTGTTTATACATTCAAAGTTTGAGGACAAAGTGGATGCAATAAAGTATTCAAGATCATTTTTTAAGTTTCAAGTTAGCTTTACAATTAACGTATACATACTTAGTTAATTTGATACATGGAATTATTCAATGCTATTAAGAGTCTTTCAGCCTGTTATAAAACTCTATTCATTAGTTATCCTGTAACAAGTTTCCAGAATTCTTTTACAACGTGTACTATAAATATGTGTATGTGTTATGCCCAGTACAAATAATGCATGAGTTATTGTCTGTCTGTTTATACACCTACATAATAGTGTAATagtgtagtgtacataattatacatagctaACTATGCATATGCATAATGCATAATGTATACTGCAAGCCTATTGCGATCttgtatcacacacacacacacacatgcacacacacacatgcacacacacacacatgcacacacacacacacacacacacacacacacacacacacacacacacacacacacacacacacacacacacacacacacacgtatgaaAGTTTTGTTTACCTGTAACACTGAGTGTAAAGGTCACTAAGATTCTTTCATATTCATTTTCAGCTTCACAGACATATTCCCCACTATCAGTAATATCAGCAGTGAAGATCATAACACTATTACTGTTGGTGAGTGGACAAGATGAACAAGTGTCTGGGATGGACCAGTTGTACACTGGATCTGGTAAAGATGACACAGTACAATTGAGTACCACTTGTTCACTGACATTCACTAACACTATCTGATTTTGTGAAGGCCCTGTATTAAATTAAAGCACATCTGTTTATAGTTGTACACGTTATTATTGTCATACTTTCTGTAATCACTTTAATCATTGTGTATCCAATAGCATCTTCCTCAGAATAGCAAGTGTAACATCCTTTTTGTTTTGGGGTTATACTGTGAATGACCATACCTGACATATTTTGACTATATGACAGTTCAGTGGTGAAATTAATATGATCAGTACGGTTAATAGCCCATGAAATAGTGCTATTGTGATCTGGACAGTCCAAATATACATCAGACCCTAGTGGTGCAGATATTGTTTGATATGTTGCCATTTTACCTGTGTATATACCAAATTTCAAATATGCAAtgatagtttattttcagtactaCTAAGAAAACTGTTATTGTATTTGAACTCATAAGTTAAAAGCATACATTTTGAGTAAACATGAAATGTAGCATAGGATAGTACATTACACAAACATGgtttatgtgcatgtgtgtgtatgtgtgtgtgtgtgtgtgtgtgtgtgtgtgtgtgtgtgtatgtgtgtgtgtgtgtgtttgtgtgcactgacatgcaaGTGCATGCTAGCATGCATGTAGGTGTGTGATTGTGCATTAAGCAAAGTTAATGTTTTAGCATAATTAGCACCAATCTTGGTCAACATGTTGCATGAGAGCTTCAGTCAGTGATTGACACTGCATAAGTGATAGGTTGATTATCAGTAGTAGTTTGTAGTgtataggcctgagtcaaatgtgctcaaaattttgcccaaaatgctttcaggaatttcgcAAAAATTTTCACTTATTattctcttcagtgttcccattatgcttgaattatgttcctaggttagcaacatttcttacagttATCTTGGTACATTTTAATtagtgagtgctctattagagtatttcactacaaagtggctgttctattagagagtatcaatctaagtttgcagtttccgctgactgctctattaggaaatATTggtctattttcatggaattaagcttcacagtttgaaatatccacctaatatgctagcattatgctggcatagcactttAGCATATTATACTCTGgaatatttgacacaggcctagtAGTGTACTTGATGTAATGTTGTGTCCAATGGACAATGGTTTGTGTCATATAATACtctataaaataataaaaataatgtatTCATGGTCATAATATGATCTAAAGCTTGTCCAAATTCTCAAGTTTGACTGATCATAACTCCTAATGTAtttaacctatcaccttcaaatTACACCAAGCAATATTGCCAAGTTACGGTTAGCTATTCatagtgaccaaatttcagggagGTACCATTTTCACAAGTGAAGTTATTGgatgccaagtacatgcaattggaaaggctataagaccactTTTCGCAGATCAGGTCATTAAATAAGTTCTTACAATAATACACAACCCTGGGAGACAAGGAAAATTGTTGAAATTACAGAGTAAAATACAATTGCATAAAAACTTGCCTGTATACAAGATTAGAATATATTTAGTGTGGATACTCAATATTGTGTTAGCATTGAATTCATCTGATTGTGGTTTAACAGCTGGTCCAAGGAAACACGATGTTTTCTCACTAATTTTAGACAATTCATATCAGGGCTCTAGTACACCTATCATCTATATAAGAAGTTTATAATCTGGCCATGTTGTTGATGATAAAATTATTACAGTGAACCATTAACTGTTTAAACCCCTGGAAACACTATCTGGTGACTGGTGACCAGATAATTGAAGTGATTTTGTGTGAGATTAACACAGAAAAGTAAGCACAATGTTAGGATAAGAAACCATTAGCATAAAATTGCTAACCATTTTAACAAAACAATTATTAGGTACACTATTAACAGCAATTTTGGAGAAATGATCTCAAGATAAATGAAAGTTTATTGCAATGGTTATTCATGTCcatatgtacatagctaaaaTTTTGAAGTGAAATAAATTCTTAAGTGAAAATGAAAGACAAAATTTATGACAAAAATGGCACACTACAATATGAATTTAAAATCAATTACATACTTTCAATCACCAACTTTACTTCAACCTTATCATTACTGTTAACCTTCCTACACCAGTAGCTCCCAGCAACAGATATTGATGGTGGTCGAAATTGCAAGCTGCTTTTGCAGGTAGGATGTCTTGATGATGCTTAACAATAAACACAAAacagtatgtatatacaaaATGTTATTATATAAAAGTTATACAATAAATACAGTGGGctaaagctatagtaaaatgAGGCATTTTTGCAGTCCTCTCTTAAATTGAAGAAATTCCATGTGCCCATGTTAGTCACACATGTAAATGATATGCAGCACAGAGCTAGGAGACAAAAAGAGActacattgattgtgggtttacctTGAATACCTTGATAAGTCGCTTAAAAGTGGTTGCTATGATCTATTATGATTTTGTTAAAGTTTAATTCATCACTGAAAAATCTGTGATGGGGTTATAGCTATAGCAACATTCTGAAATAGTCCAAATGTATATAATTCAGTAGTGCAATAATCCTGAAGAGTGATTATTTGGCacaaactatagctagctaggtagtTAGACTGTAGCCATTACTACCACCATACCTCAGAGTGAAACTCTTTTTGTAGAGTCTGCATCCATTACTGAACCACTCTATAGTAAATTACAATTAATGTTCTATTTAGGTTTAGGTATCATTCATTCTTGTACAGGGGCGGTTGGAGCAgcccaaagagtgagggggccaggccagctgtaagtcgaagaccaaaaaaaaggtagcagcctgctgacaatagctcctctccaccaattatacctccttatttataactacacatacgtagccaagtaatttgctacactgcttctctgaatactgtgactgttctattagagtatctagatcctgactgttctattaaagtgtcTCGATCtattcttgcaaacagtgtcccaaaaaatggggggtctccaccgcctatgttcTTGTATAACAACACCAAAGCAGGTCAGGGACTGGCTTTTAAACTTTCTAAATTTTGCACTCAACACTCATGCACCTATTCAACTCTAGAACTTTCAAAAGTTTCATTGCTACAATTTATTTATAAGGTATATAGATTTAAACTAAAGATAGCTGATGACAGTGGGTTGTAACCTGTGGAATTATACAAGTGTGGAAATTCCTGGGTGGAATCCAACTGAATTTGCAAAGTGCTACTttacacacattttacatgctaaCATACAAAATGTTATAACAGTTGACGTCTTATATGGATTAAGGTGCTCTTTATATCGAAGATACTGTAGCTTCACTCATGGAAATTTCAGGATTATATACAATTTATGAagtttcaaatttcaaaatacaagcaaaattttgtgtgtgaaaagggtacctttttgcaaatcgaGACACACATTAACTTTATTTGTGAAGATTTTATAAATGACTGTTCCAGTACAGCAAACCACATTGTACTTTTAAAATCATAGAAAAGTCCTTGCCAGCCAATCTATACAAAATTGATAGATACATAGAGTCAACATAGAACTCTGGAGTATATTTAAGGATGTGCAAGTTATTTGAATGTTTCAGGATAAAAAGATTAAGTAAATATCCACATTAAGAATTGTCTGTGTTTGAAATtgtattttcttggttcctggtTCATTATCTATATGTAATACAttataatagttgtaacacacccatgaggtttgtatctgatttgtaaacacgacac
The nucleotide sequence above comes from Dysidea avara chromosome 3, odDysAvar1.4, whole genome shotgun sequence. Encoded proteins:
- the LOC136250599 gene encoding uncharacterized protein; the encoded protein is MSQLRNNLLCVVVYIAVVMVIRSHALISVSRTLIIPTTDYAKFCCRSTSDSGSNEPVEWLNSNLDVLTTTDKIRIRTSSRHPTCKSSLQFRPPSISVAGSYWCRKVNSNDKVEVKLVIESKMATYQTISAPLGSDVYLDCPDHNSTISWAINRTDHINFTTELSYSQNMSGMVIHSITPKQKGCYTCYSEEDAIGYTMIKVITERPSQNQIVLVNVSEQVVLNCTVSSLPDPVYNWSIPDTCSSCPLTNSNSVMIFTADITDSGEYVCEAENEYERILVTFTLSVTVYPTFIFSDQLVIVQERVVLRKSDVFINCSVNYGTEYNTASWQLDNEPLWVNETSKYCQNTSGVMINNVTVEDEGNYTCSVGQLKATVLVKVKWPPELSIAQNMTVLVNVSESVVLNCTVSSSPDPMYNWSIPDTCSSCPHINNDSVIIFTADITDSGKYVCDASNEYGSIQRRFIVHVMSKPLISRNTVPILRDYNRENSNVMLSCGVYYAHPSPEITWNMMAKSSRVYQKLEQNSTGKYIMHNNGSIEVYYRFILESDHLIFMCAATNKYGSAENVFHLWDHEVFNQEQTLLLYIKVQNCQDATNEPDEVFNELRQWFGVVCECNGHNNLYDPEQACVDGTTASVTTSVHPDGNRTANMLIDLVKSELQERRVKLPSGWIVCLSPDCEYNGQDFIIYVKNLMTNCQVVINNSINIIQSEIEGLLGSVCNCNFQLLAPTCLNNSTASITAVIKPNGNHTAQMMIDLIEENIQERNPSVMYLKSGWVLCLSPDCEWEPVTNNMLESSDSHSVPLTVGLVVGIPCALIVILLCIIVIIWIVHKRSPKMPKKPMSCDNKDPGHIYDELSMFTMIPPLAAKNATPSPKSDKVVFDTSRVQPPSYQPLPKPRYESCSAASMEKYNDYHIERDVRSIKDEDCYFSKPQYENCNACSTEKCNDYHIEKDIRSTKKEDGHFSMPQYESCSATSIEKYDDYRIGEDTRSITDENCQKMIDKTELEPYSKLVHHK